A window of Nicotiana tabacum cultivar K326 chromosome 24, ASM71507v2, whole genome shotgun sequence contains these coding sequences:
- the LOC107764979 gene encoding triosephosphate isomerase, chloroplastic-like, with protein sequence MAVASTSSLASQLSGPKSSYSCPHFSGLRPSSLNSVSFSTTQSFFQNVDSQLRLSSSQKGCRAVVTMAGSGKFFVGGNWKCNGTKDSISKLISDLNSAKLESDVDVVVAPPFLYIDQVKSSLTDRIEISAQNCWTGKGGAFTGEISVEQLKDLGCKWVILGHSERRHIIGENDEFIGKKAAYALSQNVGVIACIGELLEEREAGKTFDVCFQQLKSFADALPSWDNVVIAYEPVWAIGTGKVATPEQAQEVHAAVRGWLSENVSAEVASKTRIIYGGSANGNNCSDLAKKEDIDGFLVGGASLKGPEFASIVNSVTSKKVAA encoded by the exons ATGGCGGTAGCTTCAACTTCTTCTTTAGCTTCCCAACTCTCTGGCCCCAAATCCTCCTATTCATGTCCTCACTTCTCTGGCCTCCGACCTTCTTCTTTAAACTCTGTTTCCTTTTCCACTACTCAATCCTTTTTCCAAAATGTGGACTCTCAACTTCGCCTTTCTTCTTCTCAGAAAGGTTGTAGAGCCGTCGTCACTATGGCCGGCTCCGGCAAG TTCTTTGTTGGTGGCAACTGGAAATGT AATGGAACAAAGGACTCCATAAGCAAGCTTATCTCTGATCTGAACAGTGCAAAGCTCGAGTCTGATGTTG ATGTGGTTGTAGCACCTCCTTTTCTGTACATTGATCAAGTAAAGAGTTCACTAACTGATAGGATCGAGATTTCTGCTCAGAATTGTTGGACTGGCAAAGGCGGAGCTTTCACGGGTGAAATCAG TGTGGAACAGTTGAAAGATCTTGGCTGCAAGTGGGTCATTCTTGGGCATTCTGAGCGGAGACATATTATTGGAGAAAATGATGAA TTTATCGGAAAGAAGGCTGCTTATGCTTTGAGCCAGAATGTTGGAGTTATAGCCTGTATTGGAGAGCTATTAGAGGAAAGAGAAGCGGGAAAAACTTTTGATGTATGTTTTCAGCAATTGAAGTCTTTTGCAG ATGCTTTACCAAGTTGGGATAATGTTGTCATTGCATATGAGCCTGTATGGGCTATTGGAACTGGTAAAGTGGCGACACCTGAGCAGGCTCAGGAGGTGCATGCAGCTGTTCGTGGTTGGCTTAGTGAGAATGTCTCAGCGGAAGTTGCTTCTAAAACACGCATTATATATGGAG GCTCTGCGAATGGAAACAACTGTTCTGACCTTGCGAAGAAAGAAGATATAGATGGGTTTCTAGTAGGGGGTGCTTCCTTAAAG GGTCCTGAGTTTGCCTCCATTGTTAATTCTGTGACATCCAAGAAGGTAGCTGCTTGA
- the LOC107807630 gene encoding translocon-associated protein subunit alpha: MTTRVPWILLALLLFSSPFLQVARCQSDPETEVVEGSGEGGDLGIVGDDVHDFGSDSFSPAPGIETICVFPKNPSKSVAAGEESELLVGMKNDGDSSLNIIAIQASVHLPFDHRYLVQNLSVQAFNNATVPPSAQATFPYIFAVSKFMQPGSFDLVGTIVYEIDQNPYQSTFYNGTIEVTEPGGLLSVESVFLFCLGIALLGLLGFWIRGQIQNLSKKTKRAPKAKVEVGTATTDASMDEWLEGTAYTQSLSNKSKKKK; encoded by the exons ATGACAACTAGGGTTCCGTGGATCCTCCTAGCTCTCCTTCTCTTTTCTTCACCATTTCTTCAAG TTGCTAGATGTCAATCCGACCCTGAAACGGAAGTGGTTGAAGGCAGTGGAGAAGGAGGGGATCTTGGAATTGTTGGTGATGATGTGCATGATTTTGGCAGTGACAGTTTTAGTCCCGCACCCGGGATTGAGACAATTTGTGTTTTCCCTAAAAACCCCTCCAAGT CGGTGGCAGCTGGCGAGGAAAGTGAGCTGTTAGTTGGAATGAAAAATGATG GGGATTCAAGCCTGAATATCATTGCAATCCAAGCCAGTGTTCACCTTCCTTTTGATCATCGTTATTTGGTTCAAAATCTGTCTGTACAG GCTTTTAACAATGCAACAGTTCCACCTTCAGCCCAGGCAACTTTCCCATATATATTTGCTGTCAGCAAATTTATGCAG CCTGGAAGTTTTGATCTAGTTGGCACTATTGTTTATGAGATAGACCAGAACCCTTATCAAAGTACATTCTACAACGGCACTATTGAAGTGACTGAGCCTGGTGGTCTTCTCAGTGTTGAGTCTGTTTTCTTGTTTTGTCTTGGAATTGCCCTCCTTGGCCTTCTTGGATTCTGGATACGTGGTCAGATACAAAATCTCTCAAAG AAAACTAAGAGAGCACCAAAGGCAAAGGTTGAAGTTGGAACTGCAACAACAGATGCATCCATGGATGAGTGGCTTGAG GGAACTGCATATACTCAATCGCTTTCCAACAagtcgaagaagaagaagtga
- the LOC107807629 gene encoding uncharacterized protein LOC107807629 — protein sequence MGLQSLCGRVLVGFSVSLLLFAVTFCYADDKTIQVVGIGECADCKESNIKTSHAFSGLRVTIDCKVENGEIKTMGEGKLNKDGKFVVSLPQKMVKDGKLKEDCYAQLHSASAAPCPAHNGIESSKVVVIKSKNDEKHTLKPAGNLKFSTALCTSAFLWPHYKYPPLPKLPPFPKIHSWKKKHFPKMYLPLPPIHKKPFPPIYKKPFPPSIPIYKPKPKPPVVKPPSVPIYKPKSKPKPPVIKPPTVPIYKPKPKPFIPPPVPIYKPVKPLPPPVPIYKPIPPFYKKPCPPLFPKVPIHSKLPPFPKIPPKYFHHPLFPPLPPIPHP from the exons ATGGGGCTTCAGTCCCTTTGTGGCAGAGTCCTTGTTGGATTCTCTGTCTCTTTGTTACTGTTTGCTGTGACTTTCTGCTATGCTGATGACAAGACAATCCAGGTTGTCGGAATTGGAGAATGTGCTGATTGCAAAGAAAGTAACATAAAGACCTCTCATGCCTTTTCAG GGCTTCGTGTAACCATCGACTGCAAGGTTGAAAATGGAGAAATCAAAACAATGGGAGAAGGAAAACTTAACAAAGATGGCAAGTTCGTGGTGTCACTTCCTCAGAAGATGGTGAAAGACGGCAAATTGAAAGAAGATTGCTATGCGCAACTCCATAGTGCATCAGCTGCACCATGTCCAGCACACAATGGCATAGAATCCTCAAAAGTTGTAGTCATCAAATCTAAAAATGATGAGAAACACACATTAAAACCAGCTGGAAATCTAAAGTTCTCTACAGCCTTGTGCACTTCTGCTTTCTTATGGCCACACTACAAGTATCCACCATTGCCAAAGTTGCCACCTTTTCCCAAGATTCATTCTTGGAAAAAGAAACATTTCCCTAAGATGTATTTACCTCTACCTCCTATTCATAAGAAACCTTTCCCTCCCATTTACAAGAAGCCATTTCCACCTTCAATTCCTATTTACAAACCAAAACCAAAGCCACCAGTAGTGAAACCTCCTTCAGTTCCTATTTACAAACCAAAGTCAAAACCAAAGCCACCAGTAATTAAACCACCTACAGTTCCCATTTACAAGCCCAAACCAAAGCCATTTATTCCACCTCCAGTTCCAATATACAAACCAGTAAAGCCTCTGCCTCCACCAGTTCCAATATACAAACCAATTCCACCATTCTATAAAAAACCATGTCCACCCCTATTTCCTAAAGTCCCAATTCATTCCAAGCTTCCTCCTTTTCCTAAGATTCCTCCAAAGTACTTCCACCACCCATTGTTCCCACCACTGCCTCCTATTCCTCACCCATAG
- the LOC107807631 gene encoding peptidyl-prolyl cis-trans isomerase-like, translating into MANPKVFFDLTTGGQPTGRVVMELFNDVVPKTADNFRALCTGEKGVGKSGKPLHYKGSSFHRVIPGFMCQGGDFTAGNGTGGESIYGAKFADENFVKKHTGPGILSMANAGPGTNGSQFFICTAKTEWLDGKHVVFGQVIEGMDVIKKVEAVGSSSGRCSKPVVIADCGQLS; encoded by the coding sequence ATGGCAAATCCTAAGGTTTTCTTCGACCTTACCACCGGCGGTCAACCGACTGGCCGTGTAGTGATGGAATTGTTCAACGATGTAGTTCCGAAAACGGCGGATAATTTCCGAGCACTCTGTACCGGAGAGAAAGGCGTCGGAAAGTCCGGCAAGCCGTTACACTACAAAGGATCATCATTTCACCGTGTGATCCCTGGATTTATGTGTCAAGGAGGTGATTTCACTGCCGGAAACGGTACCGGTGGTGAATCGATCTACGGCGCCAAATTCGCCGACGAGAATTTCGTTAAAAAGCATACTGGACCTGGAATTCTCTCCATGGCTAATGCTGGCCCTGGAACTAACGGATCGCAGTTTTTCATTTGTACGGCCAAAACCGAGTGGCTCGACGGAAAACACGTGGTGTTTGGTCAAGTTATTGAAGGAATGGATGTGATTAAGAAAGTGGAGGCCGTTGGATCTAGCTCCGGCAGGTGCTCGAAGCCCGTTGTGATTGCTGACTGTGGTCAACTCTCTTAG